In Natrinema amylolyticum, the following are encoded in one genomic region:
- a CDS encoding uL15m family ribosomal protein, with the protein MTSKKRRQRGSRTHSGGSHKNRRGAGHRGGRGRAGRSKHEFHNYEPKGKHGFTRPHDIREDVAEIDVQKLDEDAILYVADGLAEETDDGYRLDARDVVEDGHEVDVVKVLGSGQVRNTLEITADAFSDTAEEKLEAAGGEAVVSERGQEDDDAEADAEQDEE; encoded by the coding sequence ATGACGAGCAAAAAACGACGCCAGCGCGGATCGCGGACCCACAGCGGCGGTTCACACAAGAATCGACGCGGTGCGGGCCACCGTGGTGGCCGCGGCCGTGCCGGGCGCAGCAAACACGAGTTCCACAACTACGAACCGAAGGGCAAACACGGCTTCACGCGACCCCACGACATCCGCGAGGATGTCGCGGAGATCGACGTCCAGAAGCTAGACGAGGACGCGATCCTCTACGTCGCTGACGGCCTCGCCGAGGAGACCGACGACGGCTACCGACTCGATGCACGCGACGTCGTCGAGGACGGCCACGAAGTCGACGTCGTCAAGGTCCTCGGCTCCGGTCAGGTCCGGAACACGCTCGAGATAACGGCGGACGCGTTCTCCGATACGGCCGAGGAGAAGCTCGAGGCTGCCGGCGGCGAGGCAGTTGTCTCGGAGCGAGGCCAGGAGGACGACGACGCTGAAGCCGACGCTGAACAGGACGAGGAATAA
- a CDS encoding DUF7410 domain-containing protein, which yields MATDRALEREYDVPAEETPAATCPYCGRPFRAERYVTFHVGVDHAEECSEAEREAFDEERGDEEYDLFTFHFKAAISVFLVYFLFTFIYALVWAG from the coding sequence ATGGCGACCGATCGAGCGCTCGAGCGCGAGTACGACGTGCCCGCGGAGGAGACGCCCGCCGCGACCTGTCCGTACTGCGGCCGGCCGTTCCGAGCCGAGCGATACGTGACGTTCCACGTCGGCGTCGATCACGCCGAGGAGTGTTCCGAGGCCGAACGCGAGGCCTTCGACGAGGAACGTGGCGACGAGGAGTACGACCTGTTCACGTTCCACTTCAAGGCGGCCATCTCCGTGTTTCTCGTCTATTTCCTGTTTACGTTCATTTACGCGCTGGTCTGGGCGGGCTGA
- a CDS encoding 50S ribosomal protein L18, with the protein MATGPRYKVPMRRRREVRTDYHQRLRLLKSGKPRLVARKSNKHTTAQLITPGPQGDETLASAHSSDLAEYGWDAPTSNISAAYLTGLLAGQRAVEAGLEEAVLDIGLNTATPGNKVFAVQEGAIDAGLEIPHNDSVLADWSRTRGEHIAEYAEQLDEPLYSGEFDATDLPEHFDEVREAILE; encoded by the coding sequence ATGGCGACAGGACCACGATACAAAGTACCGATGCGGCGTCGCCGTGAGGTCCGGACGGACTACCACCAGAGGTTGCGCCTGCTGAAATCGGGAAAGCCCCGCCTCGTTGCTCGCAAGAGTAACAAGCATACTACGGCGCAGCTGATCACTCCCGGACCTCAGGGAGACGAGACGCTTGCGAGTGCACACTCGAGCGATCTGGCGGAGTACGGCTGGGACGCACCCACGAGTAACATTTCCGCGGCATATCTGACTGGCCTGCTGGCCGGCCAGCGGGCCGTCGAAGCCGGTCTCGAGGAAGCGGTCCTCGACATCGGCCTCAACACGGCCACGCCCGGCAACAAGGTGTTCGCGGTACAGGAGGGCGCGATCGACGCGGGCCTCGAGATCCCGCACAACGATAGCGTACTGGCGGACTGGTCGCGCACGCGCGGCGAGCACATCGCCGAGTACGCCGAACAGTTAGACGAGCCGCTGTACAGCGGCGAGTTCGACGCGACGGATCTCCCCGAACACTTCGACGAGGTACGAGAGGCGATTCTCGAATGA
- the secY gene encoding preprotein translocase subunit SecY, producing MGWKEAAEPVLTRMPAVRRPEGHVPFKRKLMWTAGILMLYFFLTSITLLGYQAGGTGDLFGEFRAILAGAHGSVLQVGIGPIVTASIVLQLLGGANLLGLDTDDPRDQVLYQGLQKLLVILMVILTGLPMVFSGPPGGGFLPAQTSMQLGGIALTATQIQVLMFAQILIGGILILYMDEVVSKWGVGSGIGLFIIAGVSQRLVTGFIQPNSEGFFYSWYQILTGQVDIGSIASGEGLYALLVSEGNLIGLVTTLLIFGIVVYAESVRVEIPLSHARVKGARGRFPVKLIYASVLPMILVRAVQANVQFMGQILNSQWGNMPGWLGTYSQQGNPVSGFFYYVAPIYSRQDWMWWTSAVTQEWWQVMIRIGIDVTFMVVGGAIFAIFWVETTDMGPESTAQQIQNSGMQIPGFRQNVGVIEKVMERYIPQVTVIGGALVGLLAVCANMLGTIGGVTGTGLLLAVSITYKLYEEIAEEQMMEMHPMMRQMFGSE from the coding sequence ATGGGATGGAAGGAAGCCGCTGAACCGGTCCTCACGCGGATGCCAGCAGTGCGCCGTCCGGAGGGGCACGTCCCCTTCAAGCGCAAACTGATGTGGACGGCCGGCATCCTGATGTTGTACTTCTTCCTGACGAGCATCACGCTGCTCGGCTATCAGGCCGGCGGGACGGGCGACCTCTTCGGGGAGTTCCGTGCGATCCTCGCCGGAGCACACGGATCAGTCCTACAGGTCGGTATCGGTCCGATCGTCACCGCGAGCATCGTCTTACAGTTGCTCGGCGGTGCGAACCTACTCGGACTCGACACGGACGATCCCCGGGACCAGGTCCTCTATCAGGGTCTCCAGAAGCTGCTGGTCATCCTGATGGTCATCTTGACCGGGCTCCCGATGGTGTTCTCCGGTCCGCCGGGAGGGGGCTTCCTGCCAGCCCAGACGTCAATGCAACTCGGTGGGATCGCACTCACCGCGACGCAGATCCAGGTCCTGATGTTCGCCCAGATCCTCATTGGCGGGATCCTCATCCTCTATATGGACGAGGTCGTCAGTAAATGGGGCGTCGGCAGCGGGATCGGGCTGTTCATCATCGCCGGCGTGAGCCAGCGTCTGGTCACCGGTTTCATCCAGCCGAACTCGGAAGGGTTCTTCTATAGCTGGTACCAGATTCTGACCGGACAGGTCGATATCGGGTCGATCGCCTCCGGAGAAGGGCTCTATGCCCTGTTAGTCTCCGAGGGGAACCTCATCGGGCTGGTGACGACGCTGTTGATCTTCGGGATCGTCGTCTACGCGGAGTCGGTTCGCGTCGAGATCCCGCTCAGCCACGCCCGGGTCAAGGGTGCTCGCGGGCGCTTCCCCGTGAAGCTCATCTACGCGAGCGTCCTGCCCATGATCCTCGTTCGCGCAGTGCAGGCGAACGTCCAGTTCATGGGGCAGATCCTGAACAGCCAGTGGGGTAACATGCCCGGGTGGCTCGGAACCTACTCCCAACAGGGTAATCCTGTCAGTGGGTTCTTCTACTACGTGGCCCCGATCTACTCCCGACAGGACTGGATGTGGTGGACGTCCGCCGTCACCCAGGAGTGGTGGCAGGTAATGATCCGGATCGGCATCGACGTCACCTTCATGGTCGTCGGTGGCGCGATCTTCGCCATCTTCTGGGTGGAGACCACCGACATGGGTCCGGAATCGACGGCACAACAGATCCAAAACTCCGGGATGCAGATCCCCGGCTTCCGACAGAACGTCGGCGTCATCGAGAAGGTCATGGAGCGGTACATCCCGCAAGTGACCGTCATCGGCGGCGCGCTGGTCGGCCTGCTGGCCGTCTGTGCGAACATGCTCGGCACCATCGGCGGCGTGACCGGAACCGGGCTGCTGCTGGCCGTCTCCATCACGTACAAGCTGTACGAGGAGATCGCCGAGGAGCAGATGATGGAAATGCATCCGATGATGCGCCAGATGTTCGGCAGCGAATAA
- a CDS encoding 50S ribosomal protein L19e — translation MTDLSAQKRLAADVMDVGKNRVWFDPEAQGDIAEAITRDEIRELVDEGRIQADDASGNSRGRARERNAKRAYGHQNGQGKRRGKKGARQNEKDEWQNKIRAQRRKLRELRDKGELTPTQYRELYKKAGGGEFRSVRYLMNYIDENYGDQ, via the coding sequence ATGACTGATCTCTCAGCACAGAAGCGACTGGCTGCCGACGTCATGGACGTCGGTAAGAACCGCGTCTGGTTCGATCCGGAGGCTCAGGGAGACATCGCCGAAGCGATCACGCGCGACGAGATCCGAGAACTCGTCGACGAGGGTCGCATTCAGGCTGACGACGCCTCGGGCAACTCTCGCGGCCGCGCCCGCGAACGGAACGCGAAGCGCGCCTACGGCCACCAGAACGGCCAGGGCAAGCGACGCGGCAAGAAGGGCGCACGCCAGAACGAGAAGGACGAATGGCAGAACAAGATTCGCGCACAGCGACGGAAGCTGCGCGAACTCCGCGACAAGGGCGAACTGACGCCCACGCAGTACCGCGAGCTCTACAAGAAGGCTGGCGGCGGGGAGTTCCGTAGCGTCCGGTACCTGATGAACTACATCGACGAAAACTACGGTGACCAATAA
- a CDS encoding cytochrome C oxidase subunit IV family protein — protein sequence MASLRTYTLIYVALILLATGKFVFFHFPEIFNYQMAVGGTMILAVIKVSLIAGYFQHLKDEPRSITYLMLTAVFMVFLLTLAAGYSIQ from the coding sequence ATGGCGAGTCTACGGACGTACACCCTCATTTACGTTGCACTGATACTGCTGGCAACAGGGAAGTTCGTCTTCTTCCACTTCCCCGAGATATTCAACTACCAGATGGCAGTGGGCGGCACGATGATCCTGGCGGTGATCAAGGTGTCGCTGATCGCCGGCTACTTCCAGCACCTGAAAGACGAGCCGCGGTCGATCACCTACCTGATGCTCACCGCGGTGTTCATGGTGTTCCTGCTGACCCTCGCCGCGGGTTACTCGATCCAGTAA
- the rpmD gene encoding 50S ribosomal protein L30, whose product MKAIVQIRGEVNRQEDVQDTLSMLNIHNVNHCALVPETDAYEGMIAKVNDYVAVGEPDADVLETLLAKRAEPLEGDQSDVDEAWLSDNTEYDGFGELAEALLAEETTLRDEGLSPTLRLHPPRGGHDGIKKPTVEGGQLGKHTTGEINDLLESMR is encoded by the coding sequence ATGAAAGCGATCGTCCAGATCCGCGGCGAAGTGAACCGACAGGAAGACGTTCAGGACACCCTGTCGATGCTCAACATTCACAACGTCAACCACTGTGCGCTCGTCCCCGAGACCGACGCCTACGAGGGGATGATCGCGAAGGTCAACGACTACGTCGCCGTCGGCGAGCCCGATGCTGACGTGCTCGAGACCCTGCTCGCGAAGCGAGCGGAGCCTCTCGAGGGCGACCAGTCGGACGTCGACGAGGCGTGGCTGTCCGACAACACGGAGTACGACGGCTTCGGCGAACTGGCCGAGGCGCTCCTGGCAGAGGAGACGACACTTCGTGACGAGGGACTGTCACCGACCCTTCGACTTCACCCACCGCGGGGAGGTCACGACGGTATCAAGAAGCCGACCGTTGAGGGCGGCCAACTCGGAAAGCATACAACAGGGGAGATTAACGACCTCCTAGAATCGATGCGATAA
- a CDS encoding 30S ribosomal protein S5 translates to MSGNNYNDGGWEPVTRLGRMVQEGEIETMEDALNSGLPLKEPELVDQLLPGLEDEVLDINMVQRMTDSGRRVKFRCVVAVGNRDGFIGYAEGRDDQVGSAIQKAIGIAKLNMIQVPRGSGSWEDRSDRPHSLTRRTTGKAGSVEVEVIPAPEGLGLAASDTVRHVLELAGIENAWTKSHGNTRTTVNLAKATYNALENASQSRHPRRRSDRHRDEAEVADQ, encoded by the coding sequence ATGAGTGGAAACAACTACAACGACGGCGGATGGGAGCCCGTTACCCGTCTCGGCCGGATGGTCCAGGAGGGCGAAATCGAGACGATGGAGGACGCTCTCAACTCTGGACTGCCGCTGAAGGAACCCGAACTCGTCGACCAGCTCCTGCCCGGACTGGAAGACGAAGTGCTGGACATCAACATGGTCCAGCGGATGACCGACTCCGGACGACGCGTGAAGTTCCGCTGTGTCGTCGCCGTCGGCAACCGCGATGGGTTCATCGGCTACGCCGAAGGCCGAGACGATCAGGTCGGCTCTGCCATCCAGAAGGCGATCGGTATCGCGAAACTGAACATGATCCAGGTCCCGCGCGGTTCGGGCTCCTGGGAGGACCGCTCGGACCGGCCACACTCGCTGACCCGACGGACGACCGGCAAAGCCGGCTCCGTCGAGGTCGAAGTCATCCCCGCCCCCGAAGGGCTGGGGCTGGCCGCCAGCGACACCGTCCGTCACGTCCTCGAGCTGGCCGGCATCGAGAACGCCTGGACAAAGAGTCACGGCAACACTCGAACGACGGTCAATCTCGCGAAAGCGACCTACAACGCGCTCGAAAACGCCTCCCAGTCGCGTCACCCGCGACGACGGAGCGACCGGCACCGGGACGAAGCCGAGGTGGCTGACCAATGA